Within the Candidatus Latescibacterota bacterium genome, the region GTCGACCCACTTGTGGCCTGAAAGCGCATCATAGATCATGGCGTTCACGCCGAACTTCAGACTTGTCGCATCGTAACCAAGAACCGTCAGATATGCGGTGACGACCGAAGAGGTCTGGCCGGTCCAGCAATAGGTGACGACTGTAGCCTCAGGATCGTAGTTCAGGAACTCTCCGCCAGCGAGAGAAAGCGGGTTGATCCTGAAAGCACCCACGATATGTCCATATGTGGTCACATCGGCCTCGGCCCAGTAGTTGTTGATGAAGTAATCGGTCGGAGTCGTAAGTATGGTAGCAGCCGGAGTTCCCTTGAATCCTCCAGCCGTCATCGCTGCTACGCGCTCGGCAAGGATGCCTGAACCGGAAGTCGCGGTCGCAGCTATCGAAGGATAGTTGTGTGCTACCAGCGTAGCCGTTGCATCGGTCGACCAGTTGTCATGTCCCGTGCCTATATTTGCTGTATTTTCCGACCAGCTGTCGAAGTCGTTGGACCAGGAGCTGAATCCGAACTTCAGAACCTTACAGTCGGGATGGCCGCTCAGGCGGAGCGCTACCAGGCCGTGACCGGCGGACTGGCCAGTATAACATACTACCAGGATGGTCTTGTCCCCGGTGTTAGCCGCCGCGTCAGCCACTATTGTACCGAGCGTGGTGTTGACTGAATTTTCAATACGCCCACTTGTAAAATGCTCCGATGACCTGAGATCCATGATATAGAATGTATCCGGATTTGCATCGACTGTTGCCGCCGTTATGATCCAGTCGGCGAGCATATCACTTAATTCGAGGTTCTCTGCGACCATATAGTCCCTCAGTACCGAGCCGGAATCCACTGGCGCGGTAGTATCCTCACTACAACCCGTAACAAGGAAGAGGGCCATCAGGGCCGTCAGGAACAGAAAATACCTTACTTTTCCAAACATATTCACTGCCTCTCTCTTTTCAGTGCCATAATCCTGCTAACTTAGTTGTTGCAAACAGGAACTAATGTGCCGTTTCTTCTTTCCTGCTCGCACCCGGGGTCAGGGGTACCTCCTTCGGGCTTGAATCCTGTGCCTTCCTGCTTCAATTTTAATCAATCACAAAAGACTTCTCAGCCTCTATCAACCCCCGCATCCGCCTTCTTCTACCACTTCCTCTTCCACATCGAGGGCTTCAGGGCCCTGATCCCACACTACCCAGCCACCATACAGGTCTTTTACATTCGTATAGCCCATCTTGACCAGCGTCTCCGCTGCCAGGGGGCCCCTCTCTACCTTGTATCCAAAGATGATTATCTCGTCTGTCTTCTCCGGAGCGAAGAAACCTTCGGAATCCCAGAATTTCGCGTCCGCGATACTGAATTCAAGGACCCCCCTGGGAATATTCACTGCCCCGGGAATGGTGTCCTCAAAATATTCGTCAGATTCACGGACATCTATGAGGAAGAAAACATCCTCGCTGTCCATCTTCACCTTGAACTCTTCGATATCCATCTGTTCGATTCCCGCCTTGGCCTCGCGGACCATCTGCTTTGCGTCATCGTAAATATGCGGAGCCCTGCCGTCGACACCGGCTCCACCGCATCCCAGAAGACCCATCGCAAGAGCGGCAATCATGATCGTCATTAATAACTTCATTCTTCACCTCTCCTTATATGGCGGAAAACTTGCCGGTCCGTTCGTTCCATTTAACGAAACCGTACCAGAGGGCTATAATTACAAGGAAAATCAGGACTGCTCCTCCATATCCAAAACGGTCTGGCAGAAACACCTTCTGCTTCGCCCATTCGGGGAGCATCTCAGCAAATCCCGGTACGATGAACTTTTTCGAAATGGGAGCGAACAGCATAAACCCTATCGCGGAGAACCATAGCTTGATATGACCCTCTCCGGCTCTCCATAGAGTCCCGACGGCGCATCCACCTGCCACAGTCATACCCAGCCCGAAGATCACACCACCGATGATCGCCCTGAGCCAGAAATGGGGGTATACCCAGACCATAGCCAGTGCCCTCGCGGCTCCGGGGGTCGAGGTCCCGACACCCATATACTTGATAACGGTAAAACCGATGATACCGACGACCAACGCGGCCATCACGCCGACCGGCGCTTCCGACTCACCCGTCATGAAAGGCTCGCGAAATGCCCTGACGATACAGAATCTCGATCGCTGAAGGACGATCCCGATCACCAGCCCGATAATAGCGAACATCGCCATGCCGTTGTCCGCACGGAAACGCATAGAGAAACTTACCAGCAGAAAGATTGTCAGAATGGTGCCCAGAATCGGCTGCCACACACCCCCCGCTCCTTTAGCGGCCAAAAAGGTGTAAGTCTTTCCCATACTCATCTTAGGAAGCGCTTCCATCTCCCAGATGAGATATTTGAGGGCGAAATATGTACCGATCAGGAATCCGAGGGCCAGGATTATTGCTCCACCTGAAAGTGCGGCCCATCCACTGAGGAACCCACCGATCGTGCATCCTATGCCCAGGGTGGCGCCAAGCGCCATAAGTACTCCACCGATGAGGCCCTTCAGCATCTCACCCATGGGCGGGATCCTCAGCGCGAATTCCCTGCCGAAAAGAGCTCCCGCAAAGGCGCCCAGGAGGGTCATGAAACCCAGAAGGCCGTAGGAATGCGCCAGTACCGGCTTTACATGATCAATGCCGAAAAGCCCGATCGCCTGGTAGACATTCTCTCCCCAGTTCGTGTAGGTGCCACTGCCACCCCAGGGCGATTTAGCCAGAAAAAGGCATATGTTCAGAAAAGCCAGAACGATTCCGCCGGCCCATACTGGCCAGGTCTTGCCGAAGAATGTAGCCCACAACTGGCGCCAGGCACCATTTTTAGGGTCTCCCATTTAATTCTCCTTCATTATCTGCTCTCTTACCATGCATCTCGTTATCCGTGTTTGAATCAACCCTTACGGATATAGAACTTGAAAACGCCCGCATTGTCTTCGACGCCCAGAAGTTCGTTACCAGTCTTCTCACACCATCCGGGGACATCGCCCTTCGATCCGGGGTCGGTACCGAGCATTTCCAGTACCTGCCCTCCATCCAT harbors:
- a CDS encoding rhodanese-like domain-containing protein, yielding MFGKVRYFLFLTALMALFLVTGCSEDTTAPVDSGSVLRDYMVAENLELSDMLADWIITAATVDANPDTFYIMDLRSSEHFTSGRIENSVNTTLGTIVADAAANTGDKTILVVCYTGQSAGHGLVALRLSGHPDCKVLKFGFSSWSNDFDSWSENTANIGTGHDNWSTDATATLVAHNYPSIAATATSGSGILAERVAAMTAGGFKGTPAATILTTPTDYFINNYWAEADVTTYGHIVGAFRINPLSLAGGEFLNYDPEATVVTYCWTGQTSSVVTAYLTVLGYDATSLKFGVNAMIYDALSGHKWVD
- a CDS encoding YeeE/YedE family protein; its protein translation is MGDPKNGAWRQLWATFFGKTWPVWAGGIVLAFLNICLFLAKSPWGGSGTYTNWGENVYQAIGLFGIDHVKPVLAHSYGLLGFMTLLGAFAGALFGREFALRIPPMGEMLKGLIGGVLMALGATLGIGCTIGGFLSGWAALSGGAIILALGFLIGTYFALKYLIWEMEALPKMSMGKTYTFLAAKGAGGVWQPILGTILTIFLLVSFSMRFRADNGMAMFAIIGLVIGIVLQRSRFCIVRAFREPFMTGESEAPVGVMAALVVGIIGFTVIKYMGVGTSTPGAARALAMVWVYPHFWLRAIIGGVIFGLGMTVAGGCAVGTLWRAGEGHIKLWFSAIGFMLFAPISKKFIVPGFAEMLPEWAKQKVFLPDRFGYGGAVLIFLVIIALWYGFVKWNERTGKFSAI
- a CDS encoding sulfurtransferase TusA family protein; its protein translation is MDMDVNVDKTLDCKGLSCPMPMLKLAKEMKGMDGGQVLEMLGTDPGSKGDVPGWCEKTGNELLGVEDNAGVFKFYIRKG